The following are encoded in a window of Neomicrococcus lactis genomic DNA:
- a CDS encoding IS1249 family transposase: MVDNERLCVLCGGGLKRNGSTSAGATRYRCKSCGASSSERIQRVDVRRRHELSRFLEWLLGNKTQSQVAQGVDPRSFRRSTHWCWNITPAIEVTGEIYPEVQLDGIYLGSWCCLIAIAGEHVIGYQWCDTEKRVAWEQLLTRFPAPDLVVIDGGSGLASALKHCWPETPVQRCLVHIQRNVRVLITMRPRTTAGRELRAISLALTRITSQDQARAWLLALNQWHGKHHQMLNEKTYRSHHRGSLPQSVRPHQRWWFTHDRLRKAYQLLERASQQEVLFTYLKDEHRSRNASSTTNRIEGGINAQLRNLLRNHRGLTPEHAKRAVEWFLYKHSQNPAPAHQLIKKEHYEPVAYTQEIEEHIGPAELGTGLNANEGLWHRKGWAGRAS, translated from the coding sequence GTGGTTGACAACGAGCGTTTATGCGTCCTGTGTGGTGGCGGGCTGAAAAGGAACGGTTCCACGAGTGCTGGAGCTACCAGGTATCGCTGTAAATCGTGTGGCGCGAGTAGTTCTGAACGGATACAACGCGTCGACGTGCGTCGACGCCACGAGCTCTCCCGATTCCTGGAATGGCTGCTGGGAAACAAGACTCAATCCCAAGTCGCTCAGGGCGTGGATCCACGCTCGTTTCGTCGCTCCACACACTGGTGCTGGAACATTACTCCCGCGATCGAGGTCACCGGAGAGATCTATCCGGAAGTCCAGCTCGACGGCATCTATCTCGGTTCCTGGTGTTGCTTGATCGCGATCGCTGGCGAACACGTCATCGGTTATCAATGGTGTGACACGGAAAAACGCGTGGCGTGGGAACAGCTCCTAACTCGTTTCCCCGCACCAGATTTGGTCGTGATTGATGGTGGTTCCGGGCTGGCATCCGCGCTGAAACATTGCTGGCCCGAGACCCCTGTTCAACGCTGCCTGGTGCATATTCAACGCAACGTGCGCGTGCTGATCACGATGCGCCCCCGCACGACCGCGGGCCGCGAACTACGGGCTATTTCCCTTGCCCTGACACGGATCACGAGCCAGGATCAAGCGCGTGCATGGCTACTTGCACTCAACCAGTGGCACGGAAAACATCACCAGATGCTGAACGAGAAAACCTACCGTTCGCACCACCGTGGTTCGCTGCCGCAAAGCGTGAGGCCGCACCAGCGCTGGTGGTTCACACACGACCGGCTACGCAAGGCCTACCAACTCCTCGAGCGCGCCAGCCAACAAGAAGTCCTGTTCACCTATCTCAAAGACGAGCACCGCTCACGGAACGCCTCATCAACAACGAACAGGATCGAAGGAGGCATCAACGCGCAGCTACGCAATCTTCTACGCAACCATCGCGGACTGACCCCTGAGCACGCTAAACGAGCCGTGGAATGGTTCCTCTACAAGCACTCCCAGAACCCAGCACCAGCCCACCAACTCATCAAAAAAGAACACTACGAGCCCGTCGCCTACACGCAAGAAATCGAGGAACACATCGGACCCGCAGAACTCGGAACAGGACTCAACGCAAACGAAGGACTCTGGCACCGAAAAGGATGGGCCGGCCGCGCCTCCTAA
- a CDS encoding IS1249 family transposase → MPVASHRPRCGVCDCVLVKNGKTSAGRARWRCKSCGASQVRSRSDVTRKSELTQFLTWILGTQSQAAMAGSARGFRKRIQWCWRVEVPPPVPTGVVHHQLMLDGTYFNGWCVLIAYNGKYVVDWQWCDREKKIAWQVLLERIPAPAVAIIDGGTGLRAALKETWPESKVQRCYFHVFQNIRRELTFQPRLPAGKELAALTRVLMKVSTQDEAIAWLREYAAWEAKWDEFLKHRTKAKTGQERPSSVSRNSHWWYTHQRLRRARNVYRRLIQEHCLFTWLDTDLQPDTGEKIHRTTSPLEGGPNKAIKELLRLHRGLPEEHARTAVDWLLESLTEHPRQPWSLVKPEHLNPAQRTKNASMESDESQAPETYSNHFSWEDGNGIQTGWAGRNQP, encoded by the coding sequence GTGCCTGTTGCTTCTCATCGGCCACGTTGTGGTGTATGTGATTGTGTTCTGGTCAAGAACGGTAAGACCTCGGCTGGTCGTGCTCGGTGGCGGTGCAAGTCGTGTGGTGCTTCGCAGGTTCGTTCACGATCTGATGTCACTCGTAAGAGCGAACTGACTCAGTTCTTGACATGGATCCTGGGTACTCAGTCGCAGGCAGCCATGGCAGGTTCAGCGCGTGGTTTCCGGAAGCGTATTCAGTGGTGCTGGCGCGTTGAGGTTCCACCGCCTGTGCCCACCGGCGTAGTGCATCATCAGCTCATGCTTGATGGCACCTATTTCAACGGGTGGTGCGTGCTGATCGCCTATAACGGCAAGTACGTGGTGGATTGGCAATGGTGCGATCGAGAGAAAAAGATCGCCTGGCAAGTCCTACTCGAGCGGATCCCGGCACCGGCGGTGGCGATCATTGATGGTGGTACCGGGCTACGTGCCGCGTTGAAGGAAACGTGGCCGGAGTCGAAAGTTCAACGCTGCTATTTTCATGTGTTCCAGAACATCCGTCGCGAGCTCACCTTCCAGCCACGGCTACCAGCCGGTAAAGAACTCGCAGCCCTGACGAGGGTCTTGATGAAGGTCAGCACCCAAGACGAAGCCATTGCGTGGTTGCGTGAATACGCCGCGTGGGAGGCGAAATGGGACGAGTTCCTCAAGCACCGAACCAAAGCGAAAACCGGTCAGGAACGCCCCTCAAGCGTCTCGAGAAACAGTCACTGGTGGTACACGCATCAACGCTTACGCCGAGCCCGGAACGTGTATCGACGCCTCATCCAAGAACACTGCTTATTCACGTGGTTAGACACTGACCTGCAACCAGACACCGGCGAGAAAATTCACCGGACCACATCCCCGTTAGAAGGCGGACCGAACAAAGCGATCAAAGAGCTCTTACGGCTGCATCGAGGACTCCCCGAAGAGCACGCCAGAACCGCTGTGGACTGGCTCCTCGAATCCCTCACCGAACACCCCAGACAACCCTGGAGCCTCGTGAAACCAGAACACCTCAACCCGGCCCAACGGACCAAAAACGCATCAATGGAAAGCGATGAATCGCAAGCCCCAGAAACCTACAGCAACCACTTCAGCTGGGAAGACGGAAACGGCATCCAAACCGGCTGGGCCGGCAGAAACCAACCATGA